Proteins encoded by one window of Salirhabdus salicampi:
- a CDS encoding D-alanyl-D-alanine carboxypeptidase family protein, with product MKKITALMITLSMLVSFPMTSIFAEESNDLDLAEHSKSAILMEKDTGKVLYTKNADKRLPPASMTKIMTLILIMEALEKGTIKLDEKVRISEHAASMGGSQIFLEAGEEMTVHDLLKGVAIASGNDASVALAERIAGSEKAFVKLMNEKVKQLGLKDTQFQNTTGLPAKNHYSTAKDLAIMAKELLKHQKITEYTSIYDDYLRKGTEDEFWLVNTNKLVKFYKGVDGLKTGYTNEAKYCLTATAKRGDMRVIAVAMGADTTKKRNRDITTMLDYAFHQFETKPLYKRFDVVDQLSMINAQSEKVDVVTSDNVSLLLKKGENAEQVKKEIKYDKGLKVPMKKGDRVGVLQIKNGDKVLSETPLVLKDDMKTANIWTLLKRSFKEFVKS from the coding sequence ATGAAAAAAATTACAGCATTGATGATCACACTTTCCATGCTTGTTTCATTTCCGATGACATCAATCTTTGCGGAAGAATCTAACGACTTAGACCTTGCGGAACATTCTAAATCAGCAATCTTGATGGAAAAGGACACTGGAAAAGTATTGTATACGAAAAATGCTGATAAGCGATTACCACCAGCAAGTATGACGAAAATCATGACCCTTATTCTTATTATGGAAGCTCTTGAAAAAGGTACAATTAAGCTTGATGAAAAAGTTCGCATCAGTGAACATGCAGCTTCCATGGGTGGTTCACAAATTTTCTTAGAGGCTGGCGAAGAAATGACTGTGCATGACCTGCTAAAAGGGGTTGCAATTGCTTCAGGGAATGATGCCTCTGTAGCATTAGCGGAGCGTATCGCTGGCAGTGAAAAAGCATTTGTGAAATTGATGAATGAAAAGGTGAAACAGCTTGGGTTGAAAGACACACAATTTCAAAATACTACAGGACTCCCTGCCAAAAACCATTATAGTACAGCGAAAGATTTAGCTATTATGGCAAAAGAACTGCTAAAGCATCAAAAGATAACAGAATATACAAGCATTTACGATGATTACTTACGTAAAGGTACAGAGGATGAATTTTGGCTTGTAAACACGAACAAGCTTGTGAAGTTTTATAAAGGAGTAGATGGGTTAAAAACAGGCTATACAAATGAAGCGAAATACTGTTTAACTGCTACGGCAAAGCGTGGCGACATGAGGGTTATCGCTGTTGCAATGGGTGCTGACACGACAAAAAAGCGAAATCGAGACATAACGACAATGCTTGATTATGCCTTTCATCAGTTTGAAACGAAACCCCTATACAAACGTTTTGACGTAGTTGATCAACTATCTATGATCAACGCCCAAAGTGAGAAAGTAGATGTTGTAACGAGTGATAATGTTTCCCTACTGTTGAAAAAAGGTGAAAATGCAGAACAGGTGAAAAAAGAGATTAAGTATGACAAAGGGTTAAAAGTGCCGATGAAAAAAGGGGATCGAGTCGGAGTGTTGCAAATTAAAAATGGGGATAAAGTGTTGTCCGAAACACCATTGGTGTTAAAGGATGATATGAAGACTGCAAATATATGGACCCTTTTAAAGCGATCCTTTAAGGAATTTGTCAAATCGTAA